A genomic segment from Homo sapiens chromosome Y, GRCh38.p14 Primary Assembly encodes:
- the NLGN4Y gene encoding neuroligin-4, Y-linked isoform 3 (isoform 3 is encoded by transcript variant 3) translates to MVYIHGGSYMEGTGNMIDGSILASYGNVIVITINYRLGILGFLSTGDQAAKGNYGLLDQIQALRWIEENVGAFGGDPKRVTIFGSGAGASCVSLLTLSHYSEGLFQKAIIQSGTALSSWAVNYQPAKYTRILADKVGCNMLDTTDMVECLKNKNYKELIQQTITPATYHIAFGPVIDGDVIPDDPQILMEQGEFLNYDIMLGVNQGEGLKFVDGIVDNEDGVTPNDFDFSVSNFVDNLYGYPEGKDTLRETIKFMYTDWADKENPETRRKTLVALFTDHQWVAPAVATADLHAQYGSPTYFYAFYHHCQSEMKPSWADSAHGDEVPYVFGIPMIGPTELFSCNFSKNDVMLSAVVMTYWTNFAKTGDPNQPVPQDTKFIHTKPNRFEEVAWSKYNPKDQLYLHIGLKPRVRDHYRATKVAFWLELVPHLHNLNEIFQYVSTTTKVPPPDMTSFPYGTRRSPAKIWPTTKRPAITPANNPKHSKDPHKTGPEDTTVLIETKRDYSTELSVTIAVGASLLFLNILAFAALYYKKDKRRHETHRHPSPQRNTTNDITHIQNEEIMSLQMKQLEHDHECESLQAHDTLRLTCPPDYTLTLRRSPDDIPFMTPNTITMIPNTLMGMQPLHTFKTFSGGQNSTNLPHGHSTTRV, encoded by the exons GGTTTTTAAGTACCGGTGACCAGGCAGCAAAAGGCAACTATGGGCTCCTGGATCAGATTCAAGCACTGAGGTGGATTGAGGAGAATGTCGGAGCCTTTGGCGGGGACCCCAAGAGAGTGACTATCTTTGGCTCGGGGGCTGGGGCCTCCTGTGTCAGCCTGTTGACCCTGTCCCACTACTCAGAAG GTCTCTTCCAGAAGGCCATCATTCAGAGCGGCACTGCCCTGTCCAGCTGGGCAGTGAACTACCAGCCGGCCAAGTACACTCGGATATTGGCAGACAAGGTCGGCTGCAACATGCTGGACACCACGGACATGGTAGAATGTCTGAAGAACAAGAACTACAAGGAGCTCATCCAGCAGACCATCACCCCGGCCACCTACCACATAGCCTTTGGGCCGGTGATCGACGGCGACGTCATCCCAGACGACCCCCAGATCCTGATGGAGCAAGGCGAGTTCCTCAACTACGACATCATGCTGGGCGTCAACCAAGGGGAAGGCCTGAAGTTCGTGGACGGCATCGTGGATAACGAGGACGGTGTGACGCCCAACGACTTTGACTTCTCCGTGTCCAACTTCGTGGACAACCTTTACGGCTACCCTGAAGGGAAAGACACTTTGCGGGAGACTATCAAGTTCATGTACACAGACTGGGCCGATAAGGAAAACCCGGAGACGCGGCGGAAAACCCTGGTGGCTCTCTTTACTGACCATCAGTGGGTGGCCCCCGCCGTGGCCACCGCCGACCTGCACGCGCAGTACGGCTCCCCCACCTACTTCTATGCCTTCTATCATCACTGCCAAAGCGAAATGAAGCCCAGCTGGGCAGATTCGGCCCATGGCGATGAAGTCCCCTATGTCTTCGGCATCCCCATGATCGGTCCCACAGAGCTCTTCAGTTGTAATTTCTCCAAGAACGACGTCATGCTCAGTGCCGTGGTGATGACCTACTGGACGAACTTCGCCAAAACTGG TGATCCAAACCAACCAGTTCCTCAGGATACCAAGTTCATTCATACAAAACCCAATCGCTTTGAAGAAGTGGCCTGGTCCAAGTATAATCCCAAAGACCAGCTCTATCTGCATATTGGCTTGAAACCCAGAGTGAGAGATCACTACCGGGCAACGAAAGTGGCTTTCTGGTTGGAATTGGTTCCTCATTTGCACAACTTGAACGAGATATTCCAGTATGTTTCAACAACCACAAAGGTTCCTCCACCAGACATGACATCATTTCCCTATGGCACCCGGCGATCTCCCGCCAAGATATGGCCAACCACCAAACGCCCAGCAATCACTCCTGCCAACAATCCCAAACACTCTAAGGACCCTCACAAAACAGGGCCCGAGGACACAACTGTCCTCATTGAAACCAAACGAGATTATTCCACCGAATTAAGTGTCACCATTGCCGTCGGGGCGTCGCTCCTCTTCCTCAACATCTTAGCCTTTGCGGCGCTGTACTACAAAAAGGACAAGAGGCGCCATGAGACTCACAGGCACCCCAGTCCCCAGAGAAACACCACAAATGATATCACTCACATCCAGAACGAAGAGATCATGTCTCTGCAGATGAAGCAGCTGGAACACGATCACGAGTGTGAGTCGCTGCAGGCACACGACACGCTGAGGCTCACCTGCCCTCCAGACTACACCCTCACGCTGCGCCGGTCGCCGGATGACATCCCATTTATGACGCCAAACACCATCACCATGATTCCAAACACATTGATGGGGATGCAGCctttacacacttttaaaacctTCAGTGGAGGACAAAACAGTACAAATTTACCCCACGGACATTCCACCACTAGAGTATAG